The genome window CTCCATCCTTCTTCTGAAAACGAGGGAGCTGGATTTCATGGTTGCTCAGTCGCTACAAGCTGCCCAAAGCACAGTGCCCAAATCCCTAGGGTGAGAGGCTCCACGACTAAGTAAATGGACGCGCTGTCAGTTAACTCCCCATTAGGCACGAGGGAAGCGGGACTAATGGACCCTGAGAAGCATCACCCGGTAAGTATCTGGTGACGGATTCTCCAACAGACCTTTCCCTCAAGCTGCTCACACACACGGACAGCAAACTGTACCCAACCTCTGCTCTGACTGCTGTCAATCACTGGGGCCAACGGGTGATGGAAAAAGATGAGGAGAAGCCAAAGAACCGAAATACCAGATCCCAGGTCATTGAAAACCAACcaccttttaaaattctctggTGGTCCTCAATAAACTGTTGTTGAATATCTGCTCTGAGTCTGCACTGGGGATTCAGAGAGTAAtgagatttggtccctgccttcaagggtctggtgggggagagagacagggaaactgaggagtggaatattttcattcattcattcattcattgaaataTCTGTATTTGGACAGCTAATCTGAACAGAGTGTGGGGTCATGCATATTGTGGATCCTAAATTGTAACCAGGATGCAACACTTGGCAgccttaaatattttaagcaagcTGAGCCATGGAAAACATCTTTCTGACATTTCACAAATTCTACCTCTTTCCCAAAGCCATCCCTAATCATCAGAAGTTGGAAACTGTCGTCAGAAGTTGGGAGGCAGTGAAGGTGGAAGGTGGTGGCTAGAACTTTGGCGTCAGTTTTAGGCCCTGGCTGGGTAAACTCTGGCAAGTTCCTTCAggttcctgagcctcagttttctttgttTAAGATAAATGGGAAGAAGGTAGGTTGGTGGGAAGGTTTTAAATcagacaaaaaaattagaaaagccaCCTCTTCCCCTCTGAGCTCCTCCAGTTTCTGTGTGCACAGCTCCCGTGAAGCAGTCCGGATGGGCTTACAGGTGTTTTTATGGACATGTCTCACCTTTATTAGACCGAGTTCAAGGCAGGGGCCCGGATCAGTGGTCATTTTGGCAAATCTACACAgactggcacagtgcctggcatgaagAGGGTGCTCTAAAGTTCTTGCTGAATAAATAAGTTGTGGATTAGTCTCCACGCCTACACAGAATTAGGAGCTGACCACTGTCTGTCTGTTTGGCCTGGGCTGTGGTGGGGCCACTGCTGAAGAGGCCACGGCCACAGTGCTTGGGTGAGGGACTGGGTGACAGATGAGAGGTGGCCTCCAGGCCCTGCTAGCAGCTAGCCTGGGAACCCAGGGCAAATCACTCattttctctgggcctcagtttttaccctctgaaaaatggggaaaaagatgtgtctacctcatagggttgttgtgatgTTGAAATGACTTAATAGACATACTTAGAAAAATGTTGAGCAGGTAGCATGTACCAATCAATGGAAACTCTTACTAGCAGTAGTAACGGGATATTCCATTTGACCAAACATCTGGGCATATGTCTGACAATGTCTAGCTTAAGTATGTTGACTCATTTTTAgcataaaaggagaaatttaattttcagcCTCTTACTATGACAGGTCTGTCAATGGGATGGCTTAAAAATTGTTCAGACTCAGGGACTGAATCAAGACACCATCATGCAAAGGCCGGGAAGGATTCCTTACTTTTGTGTCTAACCTCAGGGCTGAAGTGAGCCCAGATTGAGACAAAAGCTGTCATGAGCCTTGCAAAGCCTAATGCAGAGGGATTGGGGGGGGGGACATGCTAAACCCTGTAGAGCTGTGGTCCCAAACCCCTTGGCTGCAGACTGGTCCTGGTctcgtggcctgttaggaaccagactgCAGAGCTCCATCTCCCACGCCTACCCCCACCCcatggaaaaagtgtcttccatgaaacttagtaaccgggctgcacagcaggaggtgagcagtgggctagcaagtgaagcttcatctgtatttacagatgGTCctcatcactcgcatcaccgcttGATCTCCGCCTCcaccccccatccatggaaaaattgtcttccatgaaaccagttcctgttgccaaaaaggttagggaccactgcTGTAGAGGAAATCCAATCCTAGAGCCAGCTCTTAGCTGCTAGCTGGAGTTCCTCCTCTTCTCGTATCACATAACAACTTCTATAAAGTCAAAACCATGAATCATTTCAGGATTGTTATATGTGTCATAACTGAACTCAACCACAAGttcttaaataaatatgcatttaaataggGACATCACTGAATATTTGTAAATTTCAAGAGACCCATGTGTTTGGTTCATGAAAGCTCTGAAGTAAtctggagagattttttttcccctctaaattGAAAGGCCCCTTTAAGGGGTACCTCTGTCCAGGGCTTGGGAGAACTTTCCTATGCCACCACCTCTGTAGACCGTAGCCCTTTCTCAATATGACCTCCAAAATATCAGGAAGTACTAGGGACATCTGATGCCACGAGGTGTTGAACAGACGTTAGCATCTTGTTTAGGAATGTTTTCCAGCTCACACTTGGGACATAGCTAGTTCCTACATCTCTGAATTGTCTGATATTAATCCAAGAGCCACCTGAAAAAACCCTCAGTATTCCCCCCACCCCGGGGAGAGGGGCAATGAGAAATGGGGAGTTTCTGTCAGAAGTAAAGAGGCAGAGATGGCCACAGGAAGAGTGAGGGCTCCGGAGTCAAACTGAGGTGCTGGCTGGGGGAATGAATGCAGGTAAGTTCCTTGGTTTGTGAGTCTCAGTTTCTGGGGTTATGAAAATACAGAGATGCTCACCTCTCTAGAACTAAGTAAGGCCATCCATGGTCCGGCCACCTTCCTCGGCCTCTGCTACTCAGCGGGCCCTTCATCTAtccttctgtccttcctcccctcctccccagaggtCCTCTTCACACCTTCGTGGCAACCAGGGAGATGTGGCAAGGTGGGAAAATggccagagggaggaaggagccaggCAGCCAGGTGGGGGTGGTCGCAGGTGCTATGGCAACCTCAGTACACCTCTAGCCCCCTCCTCTCCCGGCCCTTCCCTCTGGGCTGCATCCTCGCCCGCGCACGACCCAGGAGCACTTCCTCCCGCACGCCGGAGGAGAAAGATGACCCGATGGCATTCTGGGATTGGCTGCCCATTACAGTGCTCCTTTAATAGCTGAACTGGCTAAAACAAGGTTTCTAGAGGATTTCCTCTATTTGCCAGCTGCCTCACtttattactgaataaatgaattaatgagcgACATGGCCAGCCAACGCTGTCCGAGTTCATTAAGGCAGAGCTATGGTAATTGCCAGGGCTCCCTTTGGGACCTCATCAATCATTCTGGAGGTTCTTACCTTTATTTCATCCTTTGTAAAAGATGACTTGGGAGGCCCCTTCCTTTGCCTTGTAAGTGACCTCTGGAGAAGCCCACCTGGGCAAACCGGACCTCTCCTTCCCCGTCCCAGCTGCCCTTGCAACACGTCTGCCAAGGCGGACCCTGGCCTCCTGCgcctcccccaaccctgccctccTTTCTCAACTCACCACCAAGCTCCCGAGGTGCCTCAGGCCTCGCTTTGCGCTGACCTCTCACGAAGCACAAACACCCAGGGCTTCAGTGGCGTGTCCCATTATGTGGATGACACAGCCATTAGTAACCATGGcaacctcccttcccccagctttGGTGGCTCCATAGGCCTCATTTACACCAGTCTCTCCCAGATTTCAAGGGGTTATGGGGACCCAACCAGAGGGCACCTTCCTTGAGCTGTGACACGGCAAATACCAAGCATTTTCAAAGCCTTTGAGGTTAAAAGAAACAACCTTAAATCTCTGATACAGCAAACTTGAATGCTTACTCTTAAAAAAGAATCcccaaaggggggaaaaaaaagaaaagggaaaagacacAATCTTCTCATAGTTTTTACAGCAGCGAACACAAGACGCACAGAGGGAGGAGGTGTTCTGAACAGCGACAAGTGGACTTTAGAACGGACAGGCCCGAAGGGTGGCGTCCCCACAGGCCACAGGCAGAGGGGCTGTCCCCCTTAGCACAGCCTTGCAAATAAGGACGTGAGATCTACCAGCccctattttgtttcctttttcaaagaacttaaaaaaattactcatCCACCCCCCAGAATGGTAAGTATGTGCAGCAATGTGTAGATGCATTAGCTCAATTGAGCCACTCCGCTAGGGACACATACTTGGAACCATCACGCTGTAcatgacacatacacacaattcttagttgccaattaaaaaaaagaacccatCACCGGTGTCAACACCTCTGTACCCTACAACCTTATGTGAATTTAAccctggaaataaaaagaaagacaccCGCCCTCCCCGCTGCTGCCTGGGGTCAGCAGGTGGACTTACCTGTCTACGCCCGGCCAGCCTCGGCAGGGACGCCGTCGGAGTCCGAGTCGGCCAGTTCCGCCACGCCTTCGGCCGCGGTCTGACTCCAGCCGTCCGACCTGTCTGAGACGGCATCTTCCTCTCCCACGGTCACCTCCACGTAATCCACCACGCCCGACTCCTCATTCTCCTCGCTGCCCGGGCCGTCCCGGCTGCTGCCCTCTGACCTGTCCGAGGTGGCCTCCGAGGGCTTTGCTGGCGAACCGTCTTTTGCCTGCTCACCGCCCACTTTCAGCCTGGGCACCGGCTTCTCCAAGTCCTCTTCGCAGAGCTTTTTGGGGTCCTTGCAACGTTGCTGAACCACCTCGCCTCCGTTCTTTGGGCTCTCGGCGACGGGTTTTGCTGCTTTCCTTGATAGGGTGTCGTAGCCGTGATCATCTGCCACGGGCTGGTGCTGGTACTGCTCCATCCACTTCAAGGTTCCAGTTTTTAGCAAGCATCTGTTCTCCTTGAACCAGCGCACAATCTCAGTTCGGACCAGGCCTGTCTTGGCCGCTAGCTGGTCGTACTCCTGGGGAGTAGGCCACTGGGTTCTCGCAAACGTGCTCCTCAGGAGATGAACTTGTTCTTGACTTTTTGTAATTGCTGGTGAAGGGCTGGGCAGAGAGCTGGTTAACTGGGCACCGGAGAGCTGGTCAAGCCGAGGCAGAGCACCGTTGGGGGCCACCGCATCCTGGCTCTTCTTGCCAGACCCCATGGAATCCAGGACAGCTTGTTCCATGCTGTCCCGGAGCTTCCGTCTCTCCGAGAACCAGGAGTCGATCTCTCTCCTGCTCAGCTTGGTCTCTACCCTTAGCCGATCCAGTTCTGCTTGCGTAGGAAAAGAGCTTTTCAAAAAGCTATCTTCCAGGATTTTAACCTGACCCTGCGTTTTCTCTTTGAACTTCTGCGGCGTAAAGTCTGGGTATGCATGGTACGTGCGACCATGTCGGGAGGCTGCGATGGCCAACTGGTCTTTGGCAAGGGATTCGCTGGTGATGTGGACGATGCCCCTTTGACAGCGATACCGGTGGTCACTGAACCACTTCTTGATCTCGCTCCTGGCAAGGCCGGTCACTTCGATGAGCCGGTAGACCTCAGCATCGTCAGGGAACTGGCTCTGGAGGAAGCTGGCTTTGAGATGCGCTATCTGCTCCTTTGTCTTCTTGCGGTCGCTGGCTGGGGTGACTGGGGGGTTGGCCACAGTGGGTGGGGGCTCTGGCACCTGAGTGATGTGAGGACGCTTGGGCTCGGGGGCAGCTTGGGGAGTCACCAAAGGCCTCTTCTGGCTGTGGTTAGTCACTCCTGCCACGGCAAGTGTGATGGGGGAGCAAGAGACGGTTGTTGACCCACTGGTCACCTGAGTCAGCACCAGACTGGTCTGACCGAGGATCTGGCATGGGAGAGCTGTCTGCAGGATGGGCTGTGGCATCTTCGTGGGGGCCAACTGGGCAGGCAGCACAGTGATTGTTGGGGGTACCGACTGAATGGTGCCATTAAACATCTTCTTCCGggcctcctccacctcttctgggGACCAGCTGATGCCGTGCTTTAAGCGCTGGGTGGCAAACCAGATTCTGATGTGCTCCTCTGGGTGTTTGGAGGCAGCTGTCAGCCAGGACAACTCCGCCTGGGTCGGGTAAGGGAACTTGTTGAAGGAGTTGATCATGGTGGCATTTGTATCCAGGGCAGAGTTGTATTTGGTAGTATTTAGTGGGACGGGGACTTTCGGGACAAGGTTGATATTTGGTGGCAGCTGTACAGAAGGCATGACGTGTCCTAACGTGTCTTGGAGGAGCTCCACACCTCCCAGTCTCGAGAGGATCTCAGCTGTGTCTGTCACCAAGCGGGCAGTCCCTTCCACGTGGTTCTCGGAGGGGACCTCCTCGGGCTTCTTGGGTACCTTCTTGGCATCTACTTTTGGTTTCCCTGGCTTCATGATGGGGGTTTTACTCACTGAGATCCCAGGATCACTGTCACCACTTCCGGGGCCACTGGTGGTGATGGACACAACATGGTTGGTGGCCTCAATGGACTGTTCTAAGACAGTTTGATTATTACGCTTGATTAACTTCAGCTTGAAGTTGGTCTCCCCGGGATGGAACTTGGAGTTGTGGTCAGACAAGGAATCGTACTTTTTGGTTGTGAAGTTACATTCAGCACAAACGTAGAGGGGGTTGAGAATCACATTGGGATGCTGCATGTCAACATGCTCCGTGAACTCATTCAGGTTTTGCGTGGAGTACGGGCAGTATTTGCATTCATAACCCCCTTGGAGTTTTTTGGACTGGTTTTCCCCTGTAGATTTCACCTCTatcacttcattttctttggaagaaTTTTCAGGTTCTGCTGCCCAACTATCCTTGGCCACGTCAGGCTGTGACGTGCCGATTCCTTTCTCTTTGGCCCTGTCTACCTCCTCGGGCACGTCTTGTTCTACTACTTGTGATGTCCGCACCATGCATGGAGTTGTAGATTTCCGTTTGCTAGCCATGCTGCCTGTCTGTGTGCAATGGCTTATTTTCGGAGGGGGGTAGGGAGAGGGGCAGTGAAATTCTTGGAACAAATAAGATAAAAGGCTTTTGGCTTTATTCCCCCTCAAATGGCTTTGGCTTCCCTTGAATGCTGAAGTCTACTGTTTGAGTTTTCAGAATGATTTCAGCACAAAAAATTGCAACTGCACCAATCGCTAAACACGCCAGGCAGCATCATATCTGTGGACAAGAACAAAGACAGGGTCAGGGTCTCTTCACAACGCAAAAGAAACTAGCATTTCTTTCTGAGTTGCTCCCATGACCCACCCCACCTGGCACCCAAATCAAATACCTACGTATGCACAGAGGGTGTGAGAGTGGGTGCTTATGAACATGAAAGATCAcattcttcttctcttcccttctttggGAAGGAAGTGAAAACGGGCCCAAAGCAAGCAAACAAGGGCAAGGGTCACCATCTCACATCTAGAGACAAAGGGATACAGAAAAGGTACACGGCTATCAAAATCTTCTGAAgtggtgggtggggtggtggaggggaTGTTGCAGATGGAATGTGGCTGGGCTTGCAAGCTGCTTTTATTTACGGTACATCAGAAGCAAGATGCTTCCCTGGGGCAGGCAAGTGAGATTCATACGGGCATCAGAAAATGGATATGAACATTTTGCTTATCATAAAAGCAAAATCACTTCAGGAAATCCAGAAAATGCAAAAACGTATACAGGAGCAAAAAAAACCAATCACCTTCAAttcaatattttagttttgtagTTCCTTCATTTCACTTGAATAGTTCTCTATTTCCTTGAATATTgagcaaaatgattttaaaaatgactgcATGTTATTACACTGAAAGGATATACCATATACAACAGTCAGTGGCTGGACTTTTGCTggacatttatttctgttttttggcTCTTATTAACAAAATTGCAGTGAACACCCTTAGTCCCTATTTTTGTAACTACTTTCGGATGGATGCCTAGAAGTGGCTCTCTTGACCCATATGGCCAAGTTTTTGCCTCCTCTGGCCTTTTCCCGGGTAGTGTATGGGAGGGCTGGACTCATAACCCAGCCTACACgaaataatatcattaaaaagTCTTGCAGATGAGATAGGGGAAAATTGTTTTAATACGCTTTTATGCTTTTCTTGATTGCTACTAAGGTTgaactgtttttgaaaaatctacttgtcatttatattcttttgtgaattgcctgttTATGCCATTTTCATATTGCAGTGTTCAgtggttttattattaatttgcaAGAGttctatgtaaataatattaataccttaCTATGTTTGTTGCAAAATTCTTCCTTCTGTCATTTACGTTTTAGTTTTGCATATGGTGTAAATTAATGTTTAACATgtagaaattttaagttttacataACAAATTTATCATTCTTTCTCTTATGAAAGAAGCCAGGCCTGGCTTTcatagtaattttatatttagaaagtaaTGCCTTACCTTGATAACTGAGACATGTTAATCTATGTTTTCTTAAGAgtcttttagctttatttttcacatttaactcATCTGGTATTGAATTTATCTTGGGTTAAGCTGTATAACATAATACTGACCATTTTTCCTGAGAATTACCCACCATCTCAGTAGCACGTATGGTGTTATCTTTTCTTACTAATATGTGAGAAACTACCTTTATCATATgctaacattttacatttactaGGTTGTTTCTGGATTATCTAATCTGTGTGTCTGATATAGATATTGAACTTTGCACTTATGCCTTGATTCtaaaaaactttcaaattttttgagTACGTTTTACTATCTGCTAGAGTGAGTTCCTCCTCATTACTCCTCTTTTGCAAAACAGTTCTTGATTATTTTGCTCTTCCCATAAATCAATTCTCATAAATCAGtatcatctgcaaaataaaatcCTATTAGAATTTTGATTGGAGCTgcacaaaacaaataataatttggaAGTACAGGAACAGTTTGCTTATTAGGAGGAGGGTACATTAACAGAGCTTCGACTGGGGAGCTGTGCCGACGTGCAGGAGGTCCTTTTATTTTGTGGCTAAAGGAAGGAGATGTGTTTTGAAACGACGACAGGTGACATCCAGGAAGGGCATCTCTGGCCCCTCCCACTAGCCTAGGTTTGAGTCCCACTGAAGAGAGGGATTAAGGGCAGAAGTGAAGAACTTATTTTTGTGAGCAACTCTGTGGGACTCTGGGCCCACACCCACCTGCTTAGGGGCTCAGGTGACAAACCTGAGCAGGACTCAGAGAGGGGCACTCCCCCATTGTGAGCCCAGAACCTGGCCCGTCTAAGCCTGGAGTGCTGGCATTTTCAGGCTGGTCAAATTCATCAGCAGTGAGGtgagggtggtggtgggtggtgaCAAGGAGAGGACATGGGCAAACCAGAGCAGAGGGCAGCCGTGTCCTTCTCTTGACCATGCCCAAACTGCCACCTCCAGCCTCCGTGCCCTCATCCAATTTCAGACTCCTGATCCGGCCTCTCACACATGCTCTGCTCCTCCAGGGCTCATCTCCGTCAAGGGTGCACGGGAACCCGGCATGTCGTAGCCCCTGCTTCCTCGCCCCCCGCCCATCACGCTCCTGCGGCTCTATCAGCGCCTGTGCCAGAGCTGCTGGGTTCTCCGGTCTTCACTGAAAAGTCACCCTCCACAGAAGGGCCATCCCTCACCACCGCCCCTGTGTAAATAATGCCTCCCACCCCTATTTCCTGACCCACCTTGGCTTTCTTCACGGCACCTGTCAATAGCTGTtatcatatttatgtattttgtggTAAGGGAGGAGCGAGTTTCTACCTGTTTATTGTTTCCAGAACTGCACTGCCCAACATGATAGCCACCAGCCACACGTGCCTCttagaatttaaattaattaaaatgaaatacagttaGAAATTCAGCTCCTTAGTCACATAagccacatttccagtgctcaacggccacatgtggctggtgtcTGCCGTAGAAAACAGCGCAGGAGATTTCCTTCACTGTGGGCAGTCCTGGCGGACGGCACCGCCCTAAAACTGAAACTCCACAAAGGCAGAGAGTTTGCACGGCAGTTTCCCCAGagcttagaacagcacctggcccATGGTATGCTCAGTATGCCTTCTATACacattgtttaaatattaaattaactgCAAGGAGGCTACCTGGTGGGAACTACAGCTCACACGGTGATGAGGAGTGGCAAAATGTCCTGTAAATGCTTAATAGCATGTGTGCCTGTGTTCATGCATGCACGTGTGTTCATGCGTGCACATGTGttcatacatgcatgcatgttCATGCGTGCACGTGTGttcatgcatgcacatgtgttcGTGCACGCACGTGTATTCATGCACGCACGTGTGTTCATGCATGCACGTGTGTTCATGCGTGCACGTGTGTTCATGCACGCACATGCATGCGTGGACGTCTGTGTTGGGGATACATGAGTGGGGAAGTGCTATAAGGGAAGGGAGATCCTAAAGTTTTGCAGGGACACTATTGACAGAGCAGAATAAGGCTGAATTTGCACCCATTGGCCAAGGGGCTTGGGGCATTTCAGTTACAATTTTCAAAAGAGAGAGCGCAACAGGAAACTTTCCTCCTGCAAAACAAAGATGCCAGGCAGGAGTGGATGCAGGGGAGAAAAGATCTTCCTCACAGAAACTTCCCAGCAACAGAATTATGCAAATCTGCTGACAAGTGAGCCCCTCAAATGAGGCAAATTGTAGTAAAATGGCCTGTAAGTGTCTCAGTATTCCCCAAACTGGCTCAAAATAAATAGCATCTTCTAAAACTTATTCAGCAGCCAGGCATCCAAACCAGAGCAGATTAAGAAGAAGgcaagagggaagaagaaaagagagaagggggaaagcTCAGAAAACACAGAGGCTTTGAAAAGTTCATCTCTTAGGGTTCCACTGATGGAGCTGCAAGAAACGCTGCCTTTGGGTCTGAGCTGGGCACCAGCACGTCCTCTGCCAGCCTGAAGACAGGC of Lemur catta isolate mLemCat1 chromosome 9, mLemCat1.pri, whole genome shotgun sequence contains these proteins:
- the ZHX2 gene encoding zinc fingers and homeoboxes protein 2, encoding MASKRKSTTPCMVRTSQVVEQDVPEEVDRAKEKGIGTSQPDVAKDSWAAEPENSSKENEVIEVKSTGENQSKKLQGGYECKYCPYSTQNLNEFTEHVDMQHPNVILNPLYVCAECNFTTKKYDSLSDHNSKFHPGETNFKLKLIKRNNQTVLEQSIEATNHVVSITTSGPGSGDSDPGISVSKTPIMKPGKPKVDAKKVPKKPEEVPSENHVEGTARLVTDTAEILSRLGGVELLQDTLGHVMPSVQLPPNINLVPKVPVPLNTTKYNSALDTNATMINSFNKFPYPTQAELSWLTAASKHPEEHIRIWFATQRLKHGISWSPEEVEEARKKMFNGTIQSVPPTITVLPAQLAPTKMPQPILQTALPCQILGQTSLVLTQVTSGSTTVSCSPITLAVAGVTNHSQKRPLVTPQAAPEPKRPHITQVPEPPPTVANPPVTPASDRKKTKEQIAHLKASFLQSQFPDDAEVYRLIEVTGLARSEIKKWFSDHRYRCQRGIVHITSESLAKDQLAIAASRHGRTYHAYPDFTPQKFKEKTQGQVKILEDSFLKSSFPTQAELDRLRVETKLSRREIDSWFSERRKLRDSMEQAVLDSMGSGKKSQDAVAPNGALPRLDQLSGAQLTSSLPSPSPAITKSQEQVHLLRSTFARTQWPTPQEYDQLAAKTGLVRTEIVRWFKENRCLLKTGTLKWMEQYQHQPVADDHGYDTLSRKAAKPVAESPKNGGEVVQQRCKDPKKLCEEDLEKPVPRLKVGGEQAKDGSPAKPSEATSDRSEGSSRDGPGSEENEESGVVDYVEVTVGEEDAVSDRSDGWSQTAAEGVAELADSDSDGVPAEAGRA